The DNA region ACGTCGACCGCGTCGGGATCGGCGGTGCCGTCGCTGGTCTCGAGAATATCGGCTTTCAGTGCCCGGGGGTCGCCGCGCGTCGTCGAGATACCGCCCTGGGCCCGGTCGGTGCTGGCCTCGTCGGGACGGGCGGCCTTGGTCACGAGAAAAACGTCGGCACCCTCCCGTGCTGCGGAGAGGGCGGCCGCACAGCCTGCGATACCGCTGCCGACGACGAGGACGTCCGCGGCGTCCGGTGTCCCTGGTTCGTCACCCATCGCTCACACCTCGAGCATCCGATCGAGGGCAACCTTCGCCAGGTCCTTCTCTTCGGGGGCCACCTCGATGACGTTGCGCTCGCGGCCCTCGACGAGTTCCTCGAGGACCCACGCGAGGTAGTTGGGGTCGATCTGGCGCATGGCGTTGCAGTCCATGCAGGCCTCGCCACACAGCGGGACGACGTTTACCTCGGGGTGCCAGCGCTGGAGGTGGTTCGTCAGGTGGATTTCGGTCCCGATGGCCCAGGTGTCGCCGGGGTCGGCCGCTTCGACCGTCCGGCAGATTTCCGCCGTGGAGCCCGCTTTGTCGGCTGCCTCGACGACCTCGCGGCGACACTCGGGGTGGACGATCACGTTCGCATCCGGGTACTCTGTGCGAACGTGCTCGATGTGCTCGACCCGGAAGCGCTCGTGCACCTGGCAGTAGCCCTCCCAGAGGATGACGTCGCTCTCGGCGACCTCGGCCGGATCCTTCCCCTCAGGATCCCAGGGGTCCCACTCGGCGATCCGGTCTTCCATTCCTAGCCTGTGGGTCGTGTTCTCCCCAAGGTGCTTGTCCGGCAGGAAGAGCACCTTGTCGCCGCGCTCGAACGCCCACTCGAAGGCGCGGTGGGCGTTCGAGGATGTGCAGACGAGGCCGCCCTGGTCGGCGCAGAACGCCTTCAGGTCGGCGTAGGAGTTCATGTACGTGATCGGCACGATGTCGGCGTCGGGCGCGGCCGCGGTGATCTCCGCCCAGGCGGCGTCGACCTGGAGGGCTTCTGCCATCCCGGCCATCGGGCACGACGCTTCCATGCTCGGTAGGATGACAGTCTGGTCGTCGTCGGTAATGATGTCCGCGCTCTCGGCCATGAAGGTGACGCCGCCGAAGACGACGTACTTCGCGTCGCTCCCGGCGGCCTCGACCGATAGCTGGTAGGAATCGCCGACGAAATCGGCGTGTTCGACGATCTCTCGACGCTGGTAGTTGTGCCCGAGAACGACCACGTCGTCACCCAGTTCCTCGAGCGCCGCCTCGATCCGTGCCGTTCGCTCGTCGGCTTCGAGGTCGCGATACCTCGGTGGTAATTGCTCGAGGTTGTCGTACTTGAACAGGCTAAGTTCGGTATCGAGATCCGCCGCATCTAGTGTAACCATAGTCGTCTCTCGTATCTATATAGAGCTCATACCCAAGTATTGAAAATATTTTTCCTTCAAACCGGTCGGATGCAGACCGGCAGACCGATGTTTCGATAGCGTTCGCCACCCCCGGCGACTGATCAGGCGTCGACCGGACACGAGGGCACTGCGCCTATTTCCCTGGCTCACCAACACCCGCCATGGAACTCGAGGATCACTTCAGAGGGATCACCCGTCGCGACTGGGAGCAAGAATCGGTCGACGGTACGGTCAGGATCGCTATCGTCGGCGTGGGCGGGTTCGCGCGCAACCGAGCCCTCCCGGGAATCGAGGCTGGCGAGTACTGCGAGACGACTGTCCTGGTCACGAGTTCGCCGGAGACGGTGGCGACGGAACCGATCGCCGCCGACGTCGACCACTGCATCGACTACGACGCTTTCAAGTCGGGCGACTACGCTGACGCCTACGACGCCGTCTACGTCTCGACGCCCAACGCACTCCACGGCGAGTACGCCGTCCGGGCGCCGAGCAGGGCGCTCACGTCATCTGCGAGAAACCGCTCGAGACGAGCGTCGAGCGCGCCCAGGAGGTCGTCGACGCCTGCGAGAACGTCGGCGTGACGCTCATGACCGCCTACCGTCACCAGACCGAGCCGATCGTTCGCCGTGCTCGAGAAGTCGTCGCCAACGGGGTGGTCGGCGACGTCGTCCAGATTCACGCCAGCTTCTCTCACCCGCTGCTCGAGGAAGCCGAGCCCGACACCTGGCGTCTCGACCCGGACCTGGCTGGCGGCGGCGCACTCGTCGATCTGGGCATCTATCCGCTGAACAGCATCCGGTTCCTGCTCGAGTGCGAACCCGTCTGCGTCTACGCGAACACCTACACCGAGCCCCCGTTCGAGCCCGTCGACCGGGACGTGGCCTTCCAGCTCGAGTTGCAGACCGGCGCGACGGCCTCCTGTAGCGCCAGCTACGACGCCCACGCGAGCAGTCAACTGAAACTGGTCGGCACGGACGGAATGGTCCTGGTTTCCTCGCCGTTCGGCGGCGTCGTCCCCCACGAGATTCGCGTCGAGTACGACGACGTGTGCATGGAGTACACCGGCGAACCCACCGACGAGGTTCGCGAGGAGTTCGATTACTTCGGCTACTGCGTGCTCACCGGGACGACGCCCGAACCCGACGGCCAGGACGGCGTGGCCGACCTCGCGGTGGTCGAGGCGGCCTACGAGTCCGTGGACGAGCGGTGTGAGGTTCCGGTCGACGTCGATCGGTCGTGAATCCGTCACTCGAGCGCACGTACGACTGCGATCGTGAGCGAAGCTCAGCCGCTCACTGACCATGTCGCGTCGACGCTCAGGCTCGAGTCGCCGAACGAAGCCGGCACGGGCCGTCGACGATCCGCAGTCAGCGGTTTCGAAGTCGTGTGAGTACCCCGCTGGTCTCGGTCGTTCCGTCCTCGGCCGACTCCGCCCTTGAGTCGCCCCCCTCGCTCTCGACGGAAGATTCGTCGGTGCGACTAGGAGTTCGGCGCCGAATCCAGGTTCGCGAACCACCAGTGAGTCGCCCGATCCAGGTTCGCGGGCCCCCGACCCGTCGTAGGAGGAGATTCGGCGCAAAGAGTGCGGCGAGTCCGCAGACGAACACGAAGCCGCCGAACAGGTATCGCCCGTCGGTGACGAAGATAGCGCCGGCGACGAACATCGGTCCGGAGAGCGAGAGGCCGAGGCCGACCTGCAGCATCCACAGGATGCCCGGGTTTTTCATCGCTCGAACGTTCGAGTCGAAGGTTCTTGATCCTCTCGGCCCGCCGTCGAGGACGTCGGTGGAACTACAACGAATCGCCTCCAACGACGAACCGTTCACATCGACGAATCGCCCACAACGGCGAATCGGGCACAGGAGGTGCCAGGGGTTCGTCGGACCTCGGCATCCAACCGACACGTTATCGTCCACATGCCCTCGAGCCACCCACCCACGCCGACGCCGGTCGAGCGCTACTACGATGCTCTCGACCACCACGAGTACGACGCCCTCGAGTCGATCCTGAGCCAATCGTTCGTCCAGGGGCGGCCCGACCGTCGATTCGAGGGGCGGGACGCCTTCGTTCGGTTCATGCGCGAGGAGCGACCGAGCCCTGGCACCGCGCACGTCATCGACGACAGTACCGGCGACGGGAACACCGTCGTGGCCGAGGGACGCGTGCTCGAGGACGAGGGCGACGGCGACGCGCTGTTCGCGTTCGTCGACACGTTCACGATCGAGAACGGGTCGATCGTCCACCTCGAGACGCGGCTTCGGTGACGCGGTGCGGTCGGTCGCTCGTCGAATCTGTCCTGCTCGCCTCTCGAGGTGCTGACTCCGAGACGCCCCCTCCAACGCGCTCACTCCGAGAGACTCACTCGTAGGTCGGCACGCGCGCGGATCGTTCCGATCCCTCCACGAACGGGAGCGCCGTCGATGTCGCGTCTACTTCCTCGCCGTCCACCCGAACCGAGAGGTCGGGGTCCTCGAGGTCGTATTCGACGAGCGCGAGTGCGATTGGCTCCTCGAGCACGGGGCTGACCCCGGCTCGGGTGATCTCGCCGACGGTGGCGTCGCCGTCGAAGACGGTCGCCCCCGCTGTCGGCAGGGCGTCGGTCGGCGATTCGGGCTCGGGTCCGGAATCGACGTCGCCCTCGAGAACCAACCCGATCAACTTGCGACTCGGCTGTCCCCGGTTCTCGACCCGGGAGACGACCTCCTGGCCGACGTAACACCCCTTCTCGAAGTCCAGCGCCAGGTCCAGGCCGAGCACGTTCGGAATCGTCCCCTCGAGTTCCGACTCGAACAGCGGAGTGCCGGCCTCGAGCGTGAGGGTGTCCCAGGTCCGGTAGCCGAACGGGGCCGCGTTGAGCCCCTGGATCGAGAGGATCTCGTAGACGTCGGACGCGACGTCGGCGCCGCAGACGACCTCGTAGCTCTCCTCTCCCGCGAGGTCGTCGGTTCGCACGACGCTCACCCCGGCGTCGCCCATCGAGCCTCGGACGAACGTAAACCGGTCCTCGGGGGCGGCAGCCCCGTTGAGCACGCTCGCGATCTTTTCGGTCGCATTCGGGCCGTGAACCCCAAAGATGGCGAACTCGTCGGTTGCGTCTCGGATTTCGACGTCCTGAATGAACACCTTCTCGGACCAGTCGGCCGCGATGTCCGCGGCGTGGCCGGGCGGCGTAACGAGGAGCAGGCGCTCGCCCGCGTTGTAGACGTAGAGGTCGGACTCGATCCGGCCCTGGGGGTCGAGCAACAGGGCGTAGCACCCCTCGCCGTCGGCGCCCGGGACCCGGTTCGAGACGACGTTGTCGACGTACTCGAGGCGGTCGTCGCCCTCGACGACGATCACGCCGGAGGCGGTCTCGATCAGCCCGACGCCGTTCCTGACGGCACGGTGGGCGCGTTCGGGTCGCCCGTAGTGGTCGACGACCTGGCGCCCGCCGCGCTCGGTGAACGTCGCGCCGTGGTCTTCGTGGATCGACTCGATGACGCTCGCGTGCATACCGGTACGAGGCGGCGCGGCCCTACGGCCGTTTCGGTCTCGGACGCACTCGAGGGGCGAATGGTCGGTGCTAGCGTGGCACGAAAAGTTTCAACAGGTCAGCCTCGAGATACCAGCAAAATGGTCGAGAGAGATGCCGTTCGCCGGAGCTACGACGAGTTGGCCCCGGTTTACGCAGCCAAGCGATCGGACGACGGCCCCGGGACGAGGGTCCTCAAGCGCTTCCTGGGCTCGCTCGAGGACCCCGAACGCGTTCTCGACGCAGGGTGTGGCCAGGGGACCCCAGTGCTGTCGCGGCTGGCCGAGACGACGACCGCGGTCGGGCTCGACTTCTCGCGCGAGCAGCTGGGACTGGCGACGGCGAACGCGCCAGAAGCCGGGCACGTACAAGGCGACATGACGGCACTCCCGTTCGAGCGGTCGGCGTTCGACGCGGTCGTCGCCTACTGGTCGCTGATCCACGTCCCGCTCGACGAGCACCGGGCGGTGATCGACGACTTCGCACGCGTCCTCCGTCCAGGCGGGCGACTCCTCCTGTGTGAGGGGACGAACGCCTGGACCGGCGAGAACCCGGACTGGCTCGAGAGCGGCGTCGAGATGGCCTGGGAGATCGCGGGCGCGGAGGCGACACGGGATCAGTTGCAGGAGGCGGGATTCGCGGTGCTCGAGGAGTGGGGTGTGCCGGAGGAATTCGCCGACGACGAGGAAGAAGGGAAAGACGGGGACGACAGCGAGAACGGGGACGAAGACCACCCGTGGACGTTCTTCGTCGCACGACTCGAGCGGGACTGAGCCGTCGGGTTGTCCGTCCCCTCCCTCTGAAATCCGCGATCAGCTCGACTTGAGCCCCGCGTCGTGGACCACCTCCCCGTCGACCAGCGTCATCGCAACGTCGATCTCGTCGATTTGCACCGTCTGATCCCACGGCGACGCCTCGAGAACCGTGATATCCGCCTTCTTGCCGACCTCGAGCGTCCCCAGTCGGTCCTCGTCGAACCCGGCGTAGGCCGCGCCCGCGGTGTACGCCCGCAGCGCTGCCGTCACCGAGAGCCGCTGGGCTTCGACGGGCGCGTTCACCGCGTGGTGAACCCCCAGCAGCGGATCGAGAGGCATGCAGTCCGAACCGAACGCCAGCGGGACGCCCGCCTCGAGCATCGACCGGTAGCGGTTCGACCGTTCGCGGCGCTCGACGCCGAGGCGCTGGTCGTAGAGGCCGCCCTCGCCCGCCCACTGGAGGAAGTTCGGCTGGACGGAGGCGACGATGCCCGCCTCGGCCATCCGCTCGAGGTGGTCGTCGGTCGCGAGTTCGGCGTGCTCGACGCGGTGGCGTGCCGTCTCCGTGTTGGGCGTCGCCTCGAACGCCGAAATCGTCTCTTCGATGGCTTCGTCACCGATGGCGTGGACGGTGAGCTGGTAGTCGCCCTCGTTGGCGGCTTTCGTGGCGGTTTCCTCGAGTTCGGCGGGGTCGACGACCCACTGGCCGCGGCCCGCTTCGGGGCTGTCGTCGTTGCTGTCGCCGTCGCCGTCGCCGTCACCGTGGCCGTCGCCCCCACCACCCGGCAGATCCGCGTACGGCTCGAACAGCTTCGCCGTCCGGCCGCCGAAACTCCCGTCGGTGAACGACTTGATCCCGCCCATCTCCACGAACTCACTCCCGCCGTTCGTCGCGAGGCCGGCGTCTAGGAGGCTCTCGAGGTGGTCGCTCCAGTAATCCAGTCGTACCCGGCAGGTCAGTTCGCTCGCGGCCTCGAGGTCCCGGTAGACCCGCGGGGCGTGGGACTGGCGAACCTTGTCGTGGACCCCGGTCACGCCGAGCGCGTTCGCGTGCTCGAGGGCGGCAGTGACGAGGTCGTGCGTCTCCGCGTAGTCGGGTTCGATGGCGTCCCAGACGGCCTCGGTCGCTTCCTCGACGACGACGCCGGTCGGCTCGCCGCCCTCGGTTTCGACGTCCGCAGCGGGCATCGATCCTGTCAGGCGCTCGAGCGCGACCGAGTTCAGCGACGCGGTGTGCATGTCGACGCGCATCGCGACGACGGGGCGGTCCTCGCTGACGGCGTCCAGATCTGTCGCGGTGAGATAGCGGTTCTCGGGCCACTCGCTCTCGTCGTAGCCGAACCCGAGGAGCCACTCGCGGTCGCTCGCGTCGTCGGCATGGGTCGCGAGCGCGTCGAGGGCGCCCTCGAGCGTCTCGGCAGCGGAGAGGTCGGCGTGGACGAGGTACTGGCCCAGATTCTCTACGTGCGTGTGCGCGTCGATAAAGCCCGGAAGAACGGGGCGGCCCTCGCAGTCGATCACGTCAGTTTCGACGCCCTCGAGGAAGCGGACCTCGTACTCGCGGCCGACGCGGACGATCTCGCCGTCGCGGATCGCCAGCGCCTCCGCCGGATCGGGTTCGGGTGCGTCGGGGTCGGTCCCATCTACGTCCGCCAGCGAATAGACGCGGGCGTCGACGAGCACCGTGTCGGCAGCGTCGGTCATGCTCGAGTGCGCGCGCGGAGAGGGCAAAACGGTTGGGAAAGCGGGCGACCTCGTCGCGACCAGCGAGCGGGTCAGAGGAGGTGATGGGTCACGAGTTCTGGACCGGCTATCGCACGTCGAGCGAGACCAGTTCGTTGGCGACTCGAGTCGAGCGCTCGCGGTGACGAATCAGCAACCCTTAGCACCCGCCGCCTCGATTCCCCGCACATGACCGACGCCGAAACCCTCGCCGAGCGCGTCCGGACGGGCGAGTTGCGACTGCACGAACTCGAGGAGCACGCCGACCACGATACCGCGGCCGCGGCCCGCCGGGTCTTGCTCGAGGCCGAGACCGACGCCGACCTCGAGACGGTCGGCGACTACGCCTTCGACGCCGAGGTCGCCGACTCGGCCATCGAGAACATGATCGGCGCGGCCCAGGTGCCGATGGGCGTCGCCGGCCCCGTCACCGTCGACGGCGGCGCCGCGAACGGGCAGTACCGCCTGCCGCTGGCGACGAGCGAGGGCGCGCTCCTGGCCTCGGTCAACCGCGGCCTCTCAGTGATCGAGTCGGCCGGCGGCGCGAGCGCCCGCGTGACGAAAAACGGAATGACCCGCGCTCCCGTGTTTCGCGTCGAGGGCGTCGTCCAGGCCGCCGAGACCGTCGAGTGGGTCGGCGAGAACCTCGAGGCCCTGCGCGAGGCTGCCGAGTCCACGACGAGTCACGGCGAGTTGCTCGACGTCGAGCCGTACGTCGTCGGCGATTCGGTCTTCCTGCGGTTCGCCTACGACACCAAGGACGCGATGGGGATGAACATGGCGACGATCGCGACGGGCGAGGCGTGTTCAGTCGTCGAGGAGCACACCCCCGCCTCGCTGGTCGCCCTCTCGGGGAACCTCTGTTCGGACAAGAAGCCCGCGGCGATCAACGCCGTCGAGGGCCGCGGTCGCTCGGTCACGGCCGACGTCGTCATCCCCGGCGAGGTCGTCGAGGAGCGTCTGCACACCACCGCCGACGCCATCGCGGAGGCCAACACCCGGAAGAACCTGATCGGGAGCGCCAAGGCGGGCAGCCTGGGGTTCAACGCCCACGCGGCCAACGTCGTCGGCGCGGCCTTCCTCGCGACCGGTCAGGACGAGGCCCAGGTCGTCGAGGGCGCGAACGCGATTACGACGATGGACGCCCGCCCGAGTGAGGACGAGAACGGCTCGAGCGACCTCTACGCCTCCGTCTCGCTCGCTTCCCTCGAGGTCGGCACCGTCGGCGGCGGCACGAAACTCCCGACCCAGTCGGAGGCGCTCGACGTACTGGGCCTGCGCGGGGGCGGCGATCCGGCGGGGAGCAACGCCGACGCGCTCGCGGAGGTCATCGCGGTCGGTGCGCTGGCTGGCGAACTCTCGCTCCTGGCGGCGCTGGCTTCGCGGCATCTCGCGAGCGCGCACGCGGATCTGGGTCGGTAGTCGGACGAAGCGCTTCAGTATTCGGTCGGGATTCTGTTCTCCGCTCGAGTCAGGCGTACGCCTCGAACTCCTCGCCGAAGACGAGGAAGTAACCTGTTCCAACGAGGCCGATGACGGTCGCGATGGTAAAGGCGAGGACCGGATCGCCGGCCAGGATCGTCTCCCCCGTCAGGGGATTCGACAGTCCCGCCCAGAGGAATCCTCCGAGGGCGGCGCTGGGGATGACGATCACGTTCCGCAGGAGGTAGTACGCGCCCGAGACTCGCCCCCCGGCGCCCATCTCCGCGGGGCCGACGATCAGCGCCTTGTGGGCCGGCAGACCCGCGAATCGGAGTCCGGAGAAGGCAAACAGCACCGCGAGGACCCCCGCTGTGGAGAGCGCACCGACCCCGCCCTCGGGCACCGAAATTAGCATGATCGGGAACACCGCGTAAACGAGGAAGCCAAGCGCGACCACGGGCTTGAGCCCAACGCGCTCGGCGGCTTTCGCGGCCGGAATCATCACCAGCAGGGCGACTGCCATCTCGAGGCTCAGGAGGAGACCGAAGTACGCCTGTGGGGAGAGCGAGTCGCCGACCCCGGGTACCGAAGTCGGGAGCGCGAGGCCCACCGCGAGAAAGTCGGTGACCACGAGGACGAAGAAGACGTAGACCATCCCGTTGGCGAATCGGACGAGGGTGTCGCCGACCAGCAGCGGCCGTAGCGGGTCGGGGAGGTTCCGGAGGTCCGCGAGGAGCTGGGAGACCCCCTCGAACTCCTTGCCGAAGGAGTCATCGCTCGAGTCGTACAGCCGGTGTTGTACAAGGGTCCCGAAGATTCCGAAGGCGACGGCTACGACGAGAATCACCTGGAAGGCGAAGATCACCTCGTCGCTGGCGCTGGTGAAGGGGGCGAAGACGATTGCGGCGATCAGCGGGCCGACGAGGAAGGCGGTGCGCCGGAAGCTCTCGGTGCTGGCGAATCCCGCCGCCAGCTGTGAGGGCGGGACGGCTTGCTTGACGATGGCGTAGGTGGCCCCGAGGCCGAAGGACTTCCAGGCCTGGGCGAGGATCAGTCCGAGGAAGATACCGACGATGGCGAGATTGGTGGGGCCGACGGCGACGTCGGCGAGGAGGGGCGCCGCGAGCCAGACGCCGAACCCGATGGTGGCGAGAAGGCCGAACGCGGTGAGCGCGTACCGGGAACCGATACGGTCCGAAATCGCCCCGCCGGGGTAGGGATAGACGGCGCTAATCACGTTCCCAGCGGTTCCGAAGAGTCCGACGGCGACGCCCGTCGCCCCCAGTGCGACCATGTACTCGGCCATGTAGCGACTCGTCATCTGGAAGCTCAGGCTGAACGCGAACATGGCGAGTGAGAGGACGATCACGTCCCGCTCGAGGGCGAAGAACTGGCGCCAGGCGTCGAGCGGGTCGGCCGCGTCCGCCTGCGAGTCCTCGAGGCTCATACGGTCACGGTTCTGGCTCTACCGACAAGGACATTTCCGTCCCGACGAGTCGAACGCCGCGCACGCGAGGCGTCACGCCGTCTCCCGCCCGCATCGAAAGACCGAACCAGTAAAGGCAGGCGGGCGCTTCGTCGGGCACATGACGACGACGCTCGGGACGGCGAGCGCGTCACCCGGTGAGATCGACACGGGCCGACTCGAGGTCGGCGAAACCCGAGACGGCAGCCCGTTCGGCCTCCCGGTCGCCGTGATCAACGGCGCCGAACCGGGGAAGACGCTCTACGTGCAGGCAGCCAGTGACGGCGACGAGTTGAACGGCGTCGGCGTGCTCAGCCGCGCCGTTCCACGGATCGATCCTACCGAACTGTCGGGAACCATCCTGGCCGTGGGACTGGTCAACTACCACGCCTTCCAGGTGGCCGAGCACCGAAACCCGATCGACGACACGAAGATGAACCGGACCTACCCCGGCAACGAGTCGGGCACCTCGAGCGAGCGTATCGCCCACGCCACCTTCCAGATCGCCCGCGAGGCCGACCTCATCGTGGACCTCCACCAGGGGTCGACCAGCCGCATGATCGACGAGGTGCGGGTCCGCTGTGGCCACCGCCACCGCCTCCACGAGTCGTGCCTCGAACTCGCGCGCGTGTTCGCCCTCGAATGCGGGCACATTCTCGACCAGAAGGGGCCGGAGGGACAACTCGCCCGCGCGGCGCCGAACGAGGGTATCCCGACCATCGACCCCGAACTCGGCGGAGCCGTCGGCTGGGACGAGGGCAGTATCGAGAAGGGCGTCGCGGGGCTGTTCAACGTCCTCCGGTACTACGGGTTCCTCGAGGACGAGGGCGAACTCGTCGAGCAGACGCGAGCGACCGGGTTCGACCAGTACGGGTCGCCGGTCGGCGGCCTCGTCC from Natronosalvus rutilus includes:
- the nadA gene encoding quinolinate synthase NadA, whose amino-acid sequence is MVTLDAADLDTELSLFKYDNLEQLPPRYRDLEADERTARIEAALEELGDDVVVLGHNYQRREIVEHADFVGDSYQLSVEAAGSDAKYVVFGGVTFMAESADIITDDDQTVILPSMEASCPMAGMAEALQVDAAWAEITAAAPDADIVPITYMNSYADLKAFCADQGGLVCTSSNAHRAFEWAFERGDKVLFLPDKHLGENTTHRLGMEDRIAEWDPWDPEGKDPAEVAESDVILWEGYCQVHERFRVEHIEHVRTEYPDANVIVHPECRREVVEAADKAGSTAEICRTVEAADPGDTWAIGTEIHLTNHLQRWHPEVNVVPLCGEACMDCNAMRQIDPNYLAWVLEELVEGRERNVIEVAPEEKDLAKVALDRMLEV
- a CDS encoding nuclear transport factor 2 family protein; this translates as MPSSHPPTPTPVERYYDALDHHEYDALESILSQSFVQGRPDRRFEGRDAFVRFMREERPSPGTAHVIDDSTGDGNTVVAEGRVLEDEGDGDALFAFVDTFTIENGSIVHLETRLR
- a CDS encoding aminomethyltransferase family protein — its product is MHASVIESIHEDHGATFTERGGRQVVDHYGRPERAHRAVRNGVGLIETASGVIVVEGDDRLEYVDNVVSNRVPGADGEGCYALLLDPQGRIESDLYVYNAGERLLLVTPPGHAADIAADWSEKVFIQDVEIRDATDEFAIFGVHGPNATEKIASVLNGAAAPEDRFTFVRGSMGDAGVSVVRTDDLAGEESYEVVCGADVASDVYEILSIQGLNAAPFGYRTWDTLTLEAGTPLFESELEGTIPNVLGLDLALDFEKGCYVGQEVVSRVENRGQPSRKLIGLVLEGDVDSGPEPESPTDALPTAGATVFDGDATVGEITRAGVSPVLEEPIALALVEYDLEDPDLSVRVDGEEVDATSTALPFVEGSERSARVPTYE
- a CDS encoding class I SAM-dependent methyltransferase; the protein is MVERDAVRRSYDELAPVYAAKRSDDGPGTRVLKRFLGSLEDPERVLDAGCGQGTPVLSRLAETTTAVGLDFSREQLGLATANAPEAGHVQGDMTALPFERSAFDAVVAYWSLIHVPLDEHRAVIDDFARVLRPGGRLLLCEGTNAWTGENPDWLESGVEMAWEIAGAEATRDQLQEAGFAVLEEWGVPEEFADDEEEGKDGDDSENGDEDHPWTFFVARLERD
- a CDS encoding amidohydrolase; this encodes MTDAADTVLVDARVYSLADVDGTDPDAPEPDPAEALAIRDGEIVRVGREYEVRFLEGVETDVIDCEGRPVLPGFIDAHTHVENLGQYLVHADLSAAETLEGALDALATHADDASDREWLLGFGYDESEWPENRYLTATDLDAVSEDRPVVAMRVDMHTASLNSVALERLTGSMPAADVETEGGEPTGVVVEEATEAVWDAIEPDYAETHDLVTAALEHANALGVTGVHDKVRQSHAPRVYRDLEAASELTCRVRLDYWSDHLESLLDAGLATNGGSEFVEMGGIKSFTDGSFGGRTAKLFEPYADLPGGGGDGHGDGDGDGDSNDDSPEAGRGQWVVDPAELEETATKAANEGDYQLTVHAIGDEAIEETISAFEATPNTETARHRVEHAELATDDHLERMAEAGIVASVQPNFLQWAGEGGLYDQRLGVERRERSNRYRSMLEAGVPLAFGSDCMPLDPLLGVHHAVNAPVEAQRLSVTAALRAYTAGAAYAGFDEDRLGTLEVGKKADITVLEASPWDQTVQIDEIDVAMTLVDGEVVHDAGLKSS
- the hmgA gene encoding hydroxymethylglutaryl-CoA reductase (NADPH), coding for MTDAETLAERVRTGELRLHELEEHADHDTAAAARRVLLEAETDADLETVGDYAFDAEVADSAIENMIGAAQVPMGVAGPVTVDGGAANGQYRLPLATSEGALLASVNRGLSVIESAGGASARVTKNGMTRAPVFRVEGVVQAAETVEWVGENLEALREAAESTTSHGELLDVEPYVVGDSVFLRFAYDTKDAMGMNMATIATGEACSVVEEHTPASLVALSGNLCSDKKPAAINAVEGRGRSVTADVVIPGEVVEERLHTTADAIAEANTRKNLIGSAKAGSLGFNAHAANVVGAAFLATGQDEAQVVEGANAITTMDARPSEDENGSSDLYASVSLASLEVGTVGGGTKLPTQSEALDVLGLRGGGDPAGSNADALAEVIAVGALAGELSLLAALASRHLASAHADLGR
- a CDS encoding MFS transporter, producing MSLEDSQADAADPLDAWRQFFALERDVIVLSLAMFAFSLSFQMTSRYMAEYMVALGATGVAVGLFGTAGNVISAVYPYPGGAISDRIGSRYALTAFGLLATIGFGVWLAAPLLADVAVGPTNLAIVGIFLGLILAQAWKSFGLGATYAIVKQAVPPSQLAAGFASTESFRRTAFLVGPLIAAIVFAPFTSASDEVIFAFQVILVVAVAFGIFGTLVQHRLYDSSDDSFGKEFEGVSQLLADLRNLPDPLRPLLVGDTLVRFANGMVYVFFVLVVTDFLAVGLALPTSVPGVGDSLSPQAYFGLLLSLEMAVALLVMIPAAKAAERVGLKPVVALGFLVYAVFPIMLISVPEGGVGALSTAGVLAVLFAFSGLRFAGLPAHKALIVGPAEMGAGGRVSGAYYLLRNVIVIPSAALGGFLWAGLSNPLTGETILAGDPVLAFTIATVIGLVGTGYFLVFGEEFEAYA
- a CDS encoding succinylglutamate desuccinylase/aspartoacylase family protein codes for the protein MTTTLGTASASPGEIDTGRLEVGETRDGSPFGLPVAVINGAEPGKTLYVQAASDGDELNGVGVLSRAVPRIDPTELSGTILAVGLVNYHAFQVAEHRNPIDDTKMNRTYPGNESGTSSERIAHATFQIAREADLIVDLHQGSTSRMIDEVRVRCGHRHRLHESCLELARVFALECGHILDQKGPEGQLARAAPNEGIPTIDPELGGAVGWDEGSIEKGVAGLFNVLRYYGFLEDEGELVEQTRATGFDQYGSPVGGLVRFEPSLGERVAAGDTLFEVTTPFGESKATVTADNDGIFWRSRRLPQVATGEYVCSVGTDLEVI